The genomic window GGCTCGGCCGCGAGCTCTTCGCTGGCCACGAGCCCCTGGTCGCGGGTTCCGCCGCCCCATCCGCCGAACACGCTTTCGCCCTGGGTCGAACAGCCAGCCATGACCAGTACGCACAGGGTCGTTACCGCCATCGTAGCTGCTACCCGCATATTTTCTCGCCTCGTTGTTACACCCATCTTCGTCACCACTTTTTCACTCCTTTCAGCACAATATCCCTTTCAGAACCGTATCCAGTCCAACACCGTATCGTCGGTTCCCACTCCAGGTGTTTACTATCTCATTGCAGGCGGCCAGACCACGTGGGGGCCGCATCATCTCCGGGGCCCGACGTGAGTCGGGTTATTATGCCACGGGCAGCGTGCACCATGTAGAGGTCGCGATCGCCAGCGCGCTTGCTCGAAAAAACGAGGAAGCGTGAGTCGGGCGACCAGGACGGATCTTCGTTTTCACCCTCAAAAGTCAGCTGCCGGGGCTTACCGCCCGCGGCGGGCATTGTCAGGATCTGGAAATATCGGCCCACGCGGCCCGTCCAGGCCAGGTGACGACCATCGGGGGACCAGGCGGGCGAGCAGTTGTAGCTGCCCTCGAAGGTCACCCGCCTCATGTCGCTACCGTCCTTCTTCATGACATATACCTGTGGCGTACCCCCTCTCGACGAGCAGAACGCCACCGAGTGGCCGTCGGGAGACCAGGCCGGATCGACGTCGATGCCCCAGTGCCGGGTGAGCCTGCGCGTGCGCTCGCTGCCAAGATCGAGGAGATAAAGGTCGGAATTGCCCTCGACCTCGCGCGAGAAAAGCAACGAGAGTCCCTGCGGCGCCCAGGCAGCGCCCACGTTGACGCCGTGGCGGTGGGCAAGGCGACTATCGTTACCGCTCGAGAGGTCGTAGCCGTAGAGTACCGGCTTGCCGCTCTTGAACGAGGTAAAGGCTATTCGCGTAGCGTCACGGTTCCAGGCCGGCGCCATGGTGATAGACCTGTGCGCCGTCAAGCGCGACACCGCGCCGTCAAAGCTGTACACGTAAAGCTCCCTGAAGTGTTCCTCTCGGTCGGAGACAAAACCTATCCAGGAATGAAAGGGCCCTTCGCGACCCGTCACGA from Candidatus Binatota bacterium includes these protein-coding regions:
- the tolB gene encoding Tol-Pal system beta propeller repeat protein TolB, with amino-acid sequence MITCRGKALILMVCSVLLLINARAEAQVRGEISRPGSVLVPVSVPGLEWGGGETRPAAAARFNELLAEDLRRSGIFNVVDPPRGLGLPSSDGYGGWSTAGVLGVVGGSYTGTPGGITVEVRFFDVAAGRSLGGRRLNGSVDAVSAMAHQVADGVMEIVTGREGPFHSWIGFVSDREEHFRELYVYSFDGAVSRLTAHRSITMAPAWNRDATRIAFTSFKSGKPVLYGYDLSSGNDSRLAHRHGVNVGAAWAPQGLSLLFSREVEGNSDLYLLDLGSERTRRLTRHWGIDVDPAWSPDGHSVAFCSSRGGTPQVYVMKKDGSDMRRVTFEGSYNCSPAWSPDGRHLAWTGRVGRYFQILTMPAAGGKPRQLTFEGENEDPSWSPDSRFLVFSSKRAGDRDLYMVHAARGIITRLTSGPGDDAAPTWSGRLQ